From Candidatus Omnitrophota bacterium, the proteins below share one genomic window:
- the cysK gene encoding cysteine synthase A: MATTARKILDSVLELIGETPLVRLNRISRECPGVEIIAKVEACNPGGSVKDRACLSMLEDAEAKGTLKKGATIIEPTSGNTGIGLAMICAVKGYRCILTMPEAMSLERIYLLRLYGAEVILTPARDGIQGAIRKSEELHKKIPNSFVPRQFENDANPAAHRMTTAVEIWDACGGRIDAVVSGVGTGGTITGLGEVFKKRDAKIKIIAVEPKTSAVLSGQKAGRHNIQGIGAGFIPVILNRSIIDRVIPVDDKEAFQMTRRLGKEEGLSVGISGGAAMVAAVQVARGLPKGARVIVILPDTGERYFSIEQYFLA, translated from the coding sequence ATGGCGACAACGGCGCGTAAAATTTTGGATTCGGTCCTGGAATTGATAGGGGAGACGCCCCTGGTCAGGCTTAACCGGATTTCACGGGAATGCCCCGGCGTTGAAATCATCGCCAAAGTTGAGGCCTGCAATCCCGGCGGCAGCGTTAAGGACAGGGCTTGCCTTTCCATGCTGGAGGACGCGGAGGCCAAAGGAACATTGAAAAAGGGAGCCACCATCATCGAACCCACCAGCGGCAACACGGGGATCGGCCTGGCCATGATTTGCGCCGTGAAAGGATATCGTTGCATCCTGACGATGCCGGAGGCCATGAGTCTGGAACGGATTTACCTGCTGCGGTTATACGGGGCGGAAGTGATTTTAACCCCGGCCCGGGACGGCATTCAGGGCGCCATCCGAAAAAGCGAGGAATTGCACAAGAAAATCCCAAACAGTTTCGTGCCACGGCAATTTGAGAACGACGCGAATCCCGCCGCTCACCGCATGACCACGGCTGTGGAAATCTGGGACGCCTGTGGAGGGCGGATAGATGCCGTGGTCTCTGGCGTAGGAACGGGCGGGACCATCACCGGACTGGGAGAGGTGTTTAAAAAAAGGGACGCGAAGATTAAAATTATCGCCGTTGAACCCAAGACCAGCGCGGTTTTGTCCGGACAAAAGGCCGGGAGGCATAATATTCAGGGAATCGGAGCAGGATTTATTCCCGTCATTTTGAACCGGTCCATCATCGACCGTGTCATTCCGGTGGATGATAAAGAGGCGTTCCAAATGACGCGGCGGCTGGGAAAAGAGGAGGGCTTGAGCGTCGGCATCTCCGGGGGAGCGGCGATGGTGGCCGCTGTTCAGGTGGCCCGCGGCTTGCCGAAAGGTGCGCGAGTCATCGTGATTCTGCCGGATACAGGGGAAAGGTATTTTTCGATTGAACAGTATTTTTTGGCGTGA
- a CDS encoding phosphoadenylyl-sulfate reductase — protein MHEKLIKEFCQKTEGLKAPEIIRLADQEFGRRVSFASSLGEEDQVITDIIAGIAPQMEIFTLDTGRLFPETYDLIAKTQKRYPMPFKIYYPETTAVQEMVKSKGINLFYESVENRKLCCGIRKVEPLRRALAGVDAWICGLRRGQSVTRSQVDVFEWDEQNMKIKVNPLAHWTLDDVRAYINAHQVDVSPLHALGFLSIGCSCCTRAVKPGEDIRAGRWWWEQPQQKECGLHNNPNRPPLKKT, from the coding sequence ATGCATGAAAAACTGATCAAAGAATTTTGCCAGAAAACCGAAGGCCTAAAGGCCCCGGAGATCATCCGGCTGGCCGACCAGGAGTTCGGTCGCAGGGTCAGCTTTGCGTCAAGCCTCGGGGAAGAAGACCAGGTGATCACGGACATAATCGCCGGGATCGCGCCCCAGATGGAAATTTTCACCCTGGATACCGGCCGGCTTTTTCCGGAAACGTACGACCTGATCGCCAAAACCCAGAAGCGCTATCCGATGCCGTTCAAAATTTATTATCCTGAGACCACTGCCGTGCAGGAGATGGTGAAATCCAAAGGCATCAATCTTTTTTATGAAAGCGTGGAAAACCGGAAATTGTGCTGCGGAATACGGAAAGTGGAACCGCTCCGGCGGGCATTGGCTGGCGTGGACGCGTGGATCTGCGGTTTACGGCGGGGGCAGTCCGTCACGCGCAGCCAGGTGGATGTTTTTGAGTGGGACGAACAAAATATGAAAATCAAGGTCAATCCGCTGGCCCATTGGACCCTGGACGATGTCCGCGCGTACATTAACGCGCATCAGGTGGATGTCAGTCCGCTGCATGCCCTGGGATTTCTCAGCATCGGATGCTCATGCTGTACCCGCGCCGTCAAGCCGGGCGAGGATATACGCGCCGGACGCTGGTGGTGGGAGCAGCCTCAGCAGAAGGAATGCGGCCTGCACAACAACCCCAACCGTCCTCCTTTGAAGAAGACATAG
- a CDS encoding inorganic phosphate transporter, which produces MGASSFAASMSAACGSGALNRRSARIWYILLVVAGAVLCGTAVSKTLGKGLIPVDLVSPKVVLVILIAASASIFSANLMQVPQSTSLSTVSAICGIGLYYSQLNYEKIYFLAGSWVATTAISFLLMFLAMRLMYPPRNRNFWIYEKIVQHQNRLKQFVVLSSFYKAFAQGTNNVANVVGPLSAAGYVSTTGGLLFMGIIFGFGSLVLNGPLKTMSERIVPLGMLSATMINLVAGTVTITASLLGIPLPAIIIYTTAVLTIGVIKDGPETTFDNPMTRKTLLTWGVNPLVTLGMSYFLATVILK; this is translated from the coding sequence ATGGGGGCATCAAGTTTTGCTGCTTCCATGTCGGCCGCGTGCGGCAGCGGAGCTTTAAATCGACGATCTGCAAGGATCTGGTATATCTTGTTGGTTGTCGCCGGAGCTGTCCTTTGCGGCACAGCGGTCTCAAAGACCCTTGGGAAGGGACTGATTCCTGTCGATCTTGTCAGCCCAAAGGTCGTCTTGGTCATTCTTATCGCGGCTTCGGCCAGTATATTTTCAGCGAATCTTATGCAGGTCCCCCAGTCGACATCGTTATCAACGGTTTCGGCGATTTGCGGGATAGGGTTGTATTATTCGCAACTCAATTATGAAAAAATATATTTTTTGGCCGGCTCCTGGGTCGCAACAACCGCCATAAGTTTTCTTTTGATGTTTTTGGCCATGCGGTTGATGTATCCTCCGCGAAACCGTAATTTTTGGATCTACGAAAAAATCGTGCAGCATCAGAACCGCTTGAAGCAATTTGTCGTGCTCTCGAGCTTTTATAAGGCTTTTGCACAGGGGACCAACAATGTCGCCAATGTTGTCGGCCCGCTGTCCGCGGCGGGATACGTCAGCACCACAGGCGGACTTTTATTCATGGGAATCATCTTTGGCTTTGGTTCATTGGTCCTTAACGGGCCGCTGAAAACGATGAGTGAAAGAATTGTCCCTTTGGGGATGCTTTCGGCGACGATGATTAACCTTGTCGCCGGGACCGTCACGATTACAGCGTCGCTCTTGGGAATACCACTGCCCGCCATCATAATTTATACGACGGCCGTTTTAACCATCGGCGTCATCAAGGACGGCCCGGAAACCACGTTTGATAATCCCATGACCCGCAAGACCCTTTTGACCTGGGGAGTCAATCCGTTGGTCACCTTAGGGATGAGTTATTTTCTGGCTACCGTCATTTTAAAGTGA
- a CDS encoding Rrf2 family transcriptional regulator, with translation MKISARTDYACRALLELSLHWPSPTPLQINAIAEKQKIPIKFLTQILIGLKQLGLVESVRGKKGGYMLSKPPQDIRLSEVVKSFTQSGVRNQARGQKQPQTDVFNAIWKEIDEATWKIMDNVNFGDIVKRDRSLNKVPMFDI, from the coding sequence ATGAAAATTTCAGCGAGAACAGATTATGCGTGCCGGGCCTTGCTCGAACTGTCATTGCATTGGCCCAGCCCGACGCCATTACAAATCAACGCCATCGCGGAAAAACAAAAAATTCCTATCAAATTTTTGACTCAGATTTTAATCGGTCTCAAACAACTCGGTCTGGTGGAAAGCGTCCGGGGAAAAAAGGGGGGGTATATGTTATCAAAACCTCCGCAGGATATCCGCTTGAGCGAAGTTGTCAAAAGCTTTACCCAAAGCGGGGTCCGGAATCAGGCCAGGGGCCAGAAACAGCCCCAGACCGATGTCTTCAATGCCATTTGGAAAGAGATCGACGAGGCGACATGGAAGATCATGGACAACGTCAATTTCGGCGACATCGTCAAGCGCGACCGCAGTCTCAACAAAGTCCCGATGTTCGATATTTGA
- the surE gene encoding 5'/3'-nucleotidase SurE, which translates to MHILVTNDDGIYADGIYALCRELKKIGRVTVVAPDSERSSVGHGITLSNPILFRKVNRKGRFFGYGISGTPADCVKFGVRVVLKRKPDILVSGINLGANDGYSVFYSGTVAGAREGALLGIPSMAVSLATFKEPDFRYAARIGAKIAKRIGQHPLRTGTFLNVNVPSIPLSKIRGVRITRQGLVPIHGDFSKRVDPNLRAYYWMTGKAPKHKNDMAYDTYALNRNYVTVSPIHCDMTDAAALKECAGWHLRK; encoded by the coding sequence ATGCATATCTTAGTAACAAATGACGACGGCATTTACGCAGACGGGATCTACGCGCTTTGCCGGGAGCTCAAAAAAATCGGGCGGGTGACCGTGGTGGCGCCGGATTCTGAGCGCAGCTCAGTGGGCCACGGCATCACACTTTCGAATCCTATCCTGTTTCGAAAAGTGAACCGGAAGGGCCGGTTTTTCGGATACGGCATCAGCGGGACCCCGGCGGACTGCGTCAAATTCGGTGTCCGGGTCGTGCTGAAGCGCAAACCGGACATTCTTGTGTCCGGGATCAACCTCGGGGCCAATGACGGCTACAGTGTGTTCTATTCCGGAACGGTTGCCGGCGCCAGGGAGGGAGCGCTCCTGGGAATCCCATCGATGGCCGTATCCCTCGCAACGTTTAAGGAACCGGATTTCCGCTACGCCGCTCGAATCGGCGCTAAAATTGCCAAACGCATCGGACAACATCCCTTGCGTACCGGGACATTCCTGAACGTGAATGTGCCTTCGATCCCCCTGTCGAAAATCCGGGGGGTCCGGATCACCCGCCAAGGGCTGGTTCCGATCCATGGTGATTTTTCCAAGAGGGTGGACCCCAATCTGCGCGCCTATTACTGGATGACCGGGAAAGCGCCGAAGCATAAAAACGACATGGCCTATGACACCTACGCTCTCAACCGGAATTATGTGACGGTTTCTCCCATCCATTGCGACATGACCGATGCTGCCGCGCTGAAGGAATGCGCGGGGTGGCATCTTCGCAAATAA
- a CDS encoding GTP-binding protein, whose translation MAEVVRDQMNVVIVGHVDHGKSTVIGRLLADTGSLPEGKLEEIRARCLRSARPFEYAFLLDALKDEQSQGITIDTARSFFKSGKRDYIIIDAPGHIEFLKNMITGAARAEAALLVIDAHEGIRENSKRHGYMLSFLGIKNVAICVNKMDLVGYDQKIFEAIKTEYSRFLSEINLPAQHFIPIAAREGDNIAGLSSRMPWHRGPFVLDALDRFVKAAAKDEQPLRMPVQDIYKFTAQGDDRRIAAGRVESGTIKVGDEVIFLPSQKKSRVSSVESFNTPPKTEAFAGMSTGVCLETQIYIRPGEILCKASEKLPQVSTKFKASIFWLGKQPLVRGRTYKLKITTQQVPVVVAEILGVMNASELSSSLKDHVNRHEVAECVLETLKPVAFDVVSEMPEIGRFVIVDNYEISGGGIIVSPVFDEQTALKQHIRKREFEWERSAITPDKRSQKYDHKSAFIILTGQIDTGKQKIAKALEESLFNLGKFTYFLGLSNRLSLTTADRQDATIAKFEHLQQLGELAHLMTDAGLILITSITDIDEYEIELLRSLNQPNKTLVVAVGEGDALQSKADLTLMPNEETGPAVQKIVDLLIRSVVLDPEYFI comes from the coding sequence ATGGCCGAAGTTGTCAGAGATCAGATGAATGTGGTCATCGTGGGTCATGTGGACCACGGCAAAAGCACGGTCATCGGCCGACTCCTCGCGGACACGGGGTCGTTGCCGGAGGGCAAGCTGGAGGAAATCAGGGCCCGTTGCCTTCGCAGCGCCAGGCCGTTTGAATATGCCTTCCTGTTGGACGCCCTCAAGGATGAACAGTCCCAGGGGATCACGATCGACACGGCGAGGTCCTTTTTCAAGTCGGGGAAAAGGGACTACATCATCATTGATGCCCCGGGGCATATTGAATTCCTTAAAAACATGATCACCGGCGCGGCCCGCGCCGAAGCCGCCCTGCTGGTTATTGACGCGCACGAAGGCATCCGGGAAAATTCAAAACGTCACGGATACATGCTGTCGTTTCTCGGCATCAAGAATGTGGCCATCTGCGTCAACAAGATGGATCTGGTCGGATATGACCAAAAAATTTTTGAGGCCATTAAAACGGAATATTCCCGGTTTCTCTCCGAAATCAATCTCCCGGCGCAGCATTTTATTCCCATCGCGGCGCGGGAGGGCGACAATATTGCCGGGTTATCCTCCCGGATGCCCTGGCACCGCGGACCGTTTGTCCTGGACGCGCTCGATCGTTTTGTCAAAGCCGCGGCCAAGGATGAACAGCCGTTACGCATGCCTGTCCAGGACATTTACAAATTCACCGCGCAGGGAGATGACCGCCGTATCGCGGCCGGCCGGGTCGAAAGCGGGACCATCAAGGTCGGGGACGAGGTTATTTTCCTGCCCTCACAAAAGAAAAGCCGCGTATCCAGCGTGGAAAGTTTCAACACCCCTCCCAAGACCGAGGCGTTTGCCGGGATGAGCACGGGCGTTTGCCTGGAAACGCAGATTTATATCCGGCCAGGCGAGATCCTGTGCAAGGCCTCGGAAAAATTGCCGCAGGTCAGCACCAAATTCAAGGCCAGTATTTTTTGGCTGGGAAAACAGCCGCTGGTGAGGGGAAGAACCTATAAATTGAAAATCACGACCCAGCAAGTCCCTGTGGTGGTGGCCGAAATCCTGGGGGTCATGAATGCATCCGAGCTGTCCTCATCGCTGAAGGACCACGTCAACCGTCATGAAGTGGCGGAATGCGTCCTGGAAACCCTGAAACCCGTGGCGTTTGACGTTGTCAGCGAAATGCCGGAAATCGGACGTTTTGTCATTGTCGACAACTATGAAATCTCCGGTGGAGGAATCATCGTTTCCCCGGTGTTCGACGAACAGACCGCCCTCAAACAGCACATCCGCAAACGCGAATTTGAATGGGAGCGAAGCGCCATCACGCCGGACAAACGGTCCCAAAAATACGACCACAAATCCGCCTTCATCATTCTGACCGGCCAGATCGACACCGGAAAGCAAAAGATCGCCAAGGCCCTGGAGGAATCCCTTTTCAACCTGGGCAAGTTCACGTACTTCCTTGGCCTTTCCAACCGCCTGTCCCTGACAACCGCTGACCGTCAGGACGCGACGATCGCTAAATTCGAACACCTGCAGCAACTGGGCGAGCTGGCCCACTTGATGACGGATGCGGGGCTGATTCTGATCACCAGCATTACGGATATTGATGAGTATGAAATTGAATTGCTGAGATCGCTCAATCAACCGAATAAAACCCTGGTTGTGGCCGTTGGGGAGGGGGATGCTCTGCAGAGCAAGGCTGACCTCACCCTGATGCCGAACGAAGAGACCGGTCCCGCCGTCCAAAAAATCGTTGATTTGCTCATCCGTTCGGTTGTCCTCGATCCGGAATATTTCATCTGA
- the cysD gene encoding sulfate adenylyltransferase subunit CysD, whose protein sequence is MDKLEALESQSVYILREAYREFKSLAMLWSIGKDSTVLLWLTRKAFFGHVPFPLVHIDTSYKIPQMIQYRDELALKWKLNMVVGQNKAALEAKQTFPDGKLDRIACCKALKTDALKNTLSGNWPRYRMNHATGKYDLDTNTEPYTGVIVGARADEEGSRSKERYFSPRDRNSDWDVGDQPPELWNQFKTDFAPGTHLRIHPLLDWTELNIWEYIEKENIPIVDLYFDKGEGKRYRSLGCYPCTFPVQSTAKNVREIVKELRTGKFKNVAERSGRAQDKEDGGGLETLRKEGYM, encoded by the coding sequence GTGGATAAACTTGAAGCTCTCGAGTCCCAGAGCGTCTATATCCTGCGCGAGGCCTACCGGGAATTCAAAAGCCTTGCCATGCTTTGGTCTATCGGCAAGGACAGCACCGTTCTGCTTTGGCTGACGCGCAAGGCATTTTTTGGCCATGTGCCGTTTCCGCTCGTCCATATCGATACCAGCTATAAAATCCCGCAAATGATCCAATACCGGGATGAGCTGGCCCTGAAGTGGAAACTCAACATGGTGGTGGGACAGAACAAGGCCGCGCTGGAGGCCAAGCAAACGTTCCCTGACGGAAAATTGGACAGGATCGCCTGTTGCAAGGCCCTTAAGACGGACGCTTTAAAAAATACCCTGTCCGGAAACTGGCCGCGCTACCGGATGAATCACGCCACGGGCAAATATGACCTGGATACCAACACGGAGCCGTATACCGGCGTGATCGTCGGCGCTCGCGCGGATGAAGAAGGCAGCCGGTCGAAGGAAAGATACTTTTCGCCCCGTGACCGCAACAGCGATTGGGACGTCGGCGACCAGCCGCCGGAACTCTGGAACCAGTTCAAGACCGACTTCGCCCCGGGGACGCATCTCCGCATCCATCCGTTGCTGGACTGGACCGAGCTCAATATTTGGGAATACATCGAGAAGGAGAATATCCCGATTGTCGATTTGTACTTCGACAAAGGCGAAGGGAAGCGTTATCGTTCCCTGGGGTGCTATCCCTGCACATTTCCGGTCCAATCCACCGCAAAAAATGTGCGCGAAATCGTGAAAGAGCTTCGGACAGGGAAATTCAAGAATGTCGCCGAACGTTCCGGCCGCGCCCAGGACAAGGAAGACGGCGGAGGGCTGGAAACCCTGCGTAAAGAAGGGTACATGTAA